One region of Aeromicrobium sp. Sec7.5 genomic DNA includes:
- a CDS encoding acyl-CoA dehydrogenase family protein: MDLTFTPEQQTFRRELQEWFTEHGPKGRLDSPYSEPGYSQHLEWEHALHEAGWAAPSWPSEVGGQGVDAWAELIYDEEYARFRLPERLNKMGLIHGGPTVMAHGTEQQKSEWLPGILTCEDIWCQGFSEPGAGSDLAAVRTTGRIKGDAMIVDGQKIWTSQGIIATTMFALVRTDPESRGHRGLTFVIIDLRSPGVEIRPLGQLHGNPGFAEVFFSGVEVPVANVIGEVGDGWHVASTSLALERGTARGSHTRMEQALVDLARDTAATGASGASVRRLGELAAWVAAYEQAAYASTHEIATGRGKDYASVIKMLGTQILTAVHEENLEVLGADAEVMADHGPNAEMYGMRRNYWHGRGAEIYAGSNEIQRNIIAERQLGLPKEPRG, encoded by the coding sequence ATGGACCTGACCTTCACCCCCGAACAGCAGACGTTCCGGCGCGAGCTGCAGGAGTGGTTCACCGAGCACGGCCCGAAAGGCCGGCTCGACAGCCCCTACTCCGAACCCGGCTACAGCCAGCACCTCGAGTGGGAGCACGCGCTCCACGAGGCCGGATGGGCCGCGCCGAGCTGGCCCTCCGAGGTCGGTGGCCAGGGCGTCGACGCCTGGGCCGAGCTGATCTACGACGAGGAGTACGCGCGCTTTCGCCTGCCCGAGCGGCTCAACAAGATGGGCCTGATCCACGGCGGTCCGACCGTCATGGCGCACGGCACGGAGCAGCAGAAGAGTGAGTGGCTGCCGGGAATCCTGACCTGCGAGGACATCTGGTGCCAGGGCTTCTCCGAGCCCGGCGCGGGAAGCGACCTGGCCGCGGTGCGCACGACGGGCAGGATCAAGGGCGACGCGATGATCGTCGACGGCCAGAAGATCTGGACGTCGCAAGGCATCATCGCCACGACGATGTTCGCGCTGGTGCGCACCGACCCGGAGTCGCGCGGCCATCGCGGGCTCACCTTCGTCATCATCGACCTGCGCTCGCCCGGTGTGGAGATCCGTCCCCTCGGCCAGCTGCACGGCAACCCCGGCTTCGCGGAGGTCTTCTTCTCCGGCGTCGAGGTGCCCGTGGCCAACGTCATCGGGGAGGTTGGCGACGGATGGCACGTCGCCTCGACCTCGCTGGCGCTGGAGCGCGGCACCGCTCGCGGCAGCCACACGCGGATGGAGCAGGCCCTGGTCGACCTCGCCCGTGACACCGCGGCGACGGGCGCGAGCGGCGCCTCGGTGCGGCGCCTCGGTGAGCTCGCGGCATGGGTCGCGGCCTACGAGCAGGCGGCGTACGCCTCGACGCACGAGATCGCGACGGGCCGCGGCAAGGACTATGCCAGCGTCATCAAGATGCTCGGAACACAGATCCTCACGGCGGTCCACGAGGAGAACCTCGAGGTGCTCGGCGCCGACGCCGAGGTCATGGCCGACCACGGACCGAATGCCGAGATGTACGGGATGCGCCGCAACTACTGGCACGGCCGAGGCGCCGAGATCTATGCCGGTTCGAACGAGATCCAGCGCAACATCATCGCCGAGCGTCAGCTCGGCCTGCCGAAGGAGCCCCGCGGATGA
- a CDS encoding tripartite tricarboxylate transporter TctB family protein, translating to MTDDPVPDVDDVPSTTPPARGTGWVASKIPLLVTIAVAIVFHGQMGDMEIGSLIEPGPGFWPRILIIAIVLMSLVGFVADLKEGIETFELPGLVRVLGGFAALAAFVLIFENTGMILAGIVFLMLWLKGLNGESWRLSVVLAVVAPLLTYLLFVEALGVRFPEDIVASLWGGR from the coding sequence ATGACCGATGACCCCGTTCCCGACGTCGACGATGTCCCGTCCACGACCCCGCCCGCTCGGGGGACTGGCTGGGTCGCCTCGAAGATCCCGCTGTTGGTCACGATCGCCGTCGCGATCGTCTTCCACGGCCAGATGGGCGACATGGAGATCGGGTCGCTCATCGAGCCCGGGCCCGGCTTCTGGCCGCGAATCCTCATCATCGCCATCGTGCTGATGTCGCTCGTCGGCTTCGTCGCCGACCTCAAGGAGGGCATCGAGACGTTCGAGCTGCCCGGCCTGGTGCGCGTGCTGGGGGGCTTCGCGGCGCTCGCCGCCTTCGTGCTGATCTTCGAGAACACCGGCATGATCCTGGCCGGCATCGTCTTCCTGATGCTGTGGCTGAAGGGTCTCAACGGCGAGTCGTGGCGCTTGTCCGTCGTCCTCGCCGTGGTTGCTCCGCTGCTCACCTACCTGCTCTTCGTGGAGGCGCTCGGCGTGCGCTTCCCCGAGGACATCGTCGCCAGCCTCTGGGGAGGTCGCTGA
- a CDS encoding acetate--CoA ligase family protein: protein MTQTPAPLADRITRSADTTGLDALFDPRSIAILGASSDPTKIGGRPVRFVKESGFAGTVYPINPKSAEVQGLPAYPDIESVPGDVDLALVALPNSHVLDAVHACGRKGVKVVTIFSAGFAEMSEAGAAQQLEIVDTARSYGMRVLGPNCIGSMNRATGAVGTFAASVGVPFVREPLATVALASQSGAIASEWVVSGTQRGLQFDPWLSTGNEADIQLADVLAHLALDPTVEVIATYLEGARDGERLREALQIAQEAGKPVVALKVGRSEVGATAAASHTASLVGSDQVFDALFEQYGVIRVDSMAEMFDVCYALAIGKLPNGDRLGILTGSGGVGIIAADEAADNGLRVLPPSDGLQAELKEIWPPAGVGNPIDLTAQIMNDRSLFPTFVDACLNDGAYDSIVLGMTYMGLLDPWTEQLVEGLATARANHPDAPFYVTTLSRPEIRQQVEELGIPVFEDISTAVRVLGRVTDYAMRRQRFEQERASRADVAALPAAPELPSTLTEVTAKAFLSAAGIGVVPEIVVTSAEDAARAQAEIGEPVVLKIVSPDIAHKTEAGGVVLGIDTPDEAAAAFDRIVASAHGYDPGARIEGVLLAPMITDGVETILGVANDPTFGPVVVFGLGGVFVEVLKDVTYRLAPFGLDTARGMVRDIRGAAMLDGVRGAEPADVEALAEALVALSRLADAHRDRLDSIDVNPFIVRPAGRGALALDALVALRERFGEDA from the coding sequence GTGACCCAGACCCCAGCGCCGCTCGCCGACCGGATCACCCGGTCGGCCGACACGACGGGCCTCGACGCACTCTTCGACCCGCGGAGCATTGCGATCCTCGGCGCCTCGTCTGACCCGACCAAGATCGGCGGCCGCCCGGTCCGCTTCGTGAAGGAGTCCGGCTTTGCCGGCACGGTCTACCCGATCAACCCCAAGTCCGCCGAGGTCCAGGGTCTCCCGGCCTATCCCGACATCGAGTCGGTCCCCGGTGACGTCGACCTGGCGCTCGTGGCGCTCCCGAACTCCCACGTACTCGACGCGGTGCACGCGTGCGGACGCAAGGGCGTCAAGGTCGTCACGATCTTCAGTGCCGGATTCGCCGAGATGAGCGAAGCCGGCGCCGCGCAGCAGCTGGAGATCGTCGACACCGCCCGCAGCTACGGAATGCGGGTGCTCGGGCCCAACTGCATCGGCAGCATGAATCGTGCGACGGGTGCCGTCGGCACGTTCGCCGCCTCGGTCGGCGTGCCGTTCGTCCGCGAGCCGCTCGCGACGGTCGCCCTCGCGAGCCAGAGTGGGGCCATCGCCAGTGAGTGGGTCGTCTCCGGTACGCAGCGTGGCCTGCAGTTCGACCCGTGGCTCTCGACCGGCAACGAGGCAGACATCCAGCTCGCCGACGTCCTGGCGCACCTCGCGCTCGACCCCACCGTCGAGGTCATCGCGACCTATCTCGAGGGAGCCCGTGACGGGGAGCGCCTGCGCGAGGCCCTGCAGATCGCCCAGGAGGCGGGCAAGCCCGTCGTCGCGCTCAAGGTGGGTCGTTCCGAGGTCGGCGCGACCGCGGCAGCTTCGCACACCGCGTCGCTCGTGGGGTCCGATCAGGTCTTCGACGCGCTGTTCGAGCAGTACGGCGTGATCCGGGTCGACTCGATGGCCGAGATGTTCGACGTCTGTTACGCCCTGGCCATCGGCAAGCTGCCGAACGGCGATCGACTCGGGATCCTCACGGGTTCCGGGGGCGTCGGCATCATCGCCGCGGACGAGGCAGCCGACAACGGTCTGCGTGTTCTCCCGCCTTCCGACGGCCTGCAGGCCGAGCTCAAGGAGATCTGGCCGCCGGCGGGCGTGGGCAATCCCATCGACCTGACCGCACAGATCATGAACGACCGAAGCCTGTTCCCGACCTTCGTCGACGCGTGCCTCAACGACGGCGCTTACGACTCGATCGTGCTGGGCATGACCTACATGGGTCTGCTCGACCCGTGGACCGAGCAGCTCGTGGAAGGCCTCGCCACCGCGCGGGCCAACCACCCCGACGCACCCTTCTACGTCACGACCCTCTCCCGACCTGAGATCCGACAGCAAGTCGAAGAGCTCGGCATCCCGGTGTTCGAGGACATCTCGACTGCGGTGCGCGTGCTCGGACGGGTCACCGACTACGCCATGCGCCGCCAACGCTTCGAGCAGGAGCGCGCCTCGCGCGCCGACGTCGCCGCGCTGCCGGCCGCTCCTGAGCTACCGTCGACGCTGACGGAGGTCACCGCCAAGGCGTTCCTCTCGGCCGCCGGCATCGGCGTCGTGCCCGAGATCGTCGTGACCTCGGCCGAGGACGCCGCCCGTGCTCAGGCCGAGATCGGCGAGCCGGTCGTGCTGAAGATCGTCTCGCCTGACATCGCGCACAAGACGGAGGCCGGTGGCGTGGTGCTCGGCATCGACACCCCGGATGAGGCCGCAGCGGCGTTCGACCGCATCGTCGCCTCGGCCCACGGCTACGATCCCGGAGCGCGGATCGAGGGTGTGCTGCTCGCGCCGATGATCACCGATGGTGTCGAGACGATCCTCGGGGTAGCCAATGATCCGACTTTCGGACCGGTCGTCGTCTTCGGCCTCGGCGGCGTCTTCGTCGAAGTCCTGAAGGACGTCACCTACCGGCTTGCACCGTTCGGGCTCGACACGGCTCGGGGCATGGTCCGCGACATCCGCGGCGCCGCAATGCTCGACGGCGTCCGTGGTGCCGAGCCGGCCGACGTCGAGGCGCTCGCCGAGGCCCTCGTGGCCTTGTCCCGGCTGGCCGACGCGCACCGCGACCGCCTCGACTCGATCGACGTGAATCCATTCATCGTCCGGCCTGCTGGCCGGGGTGCCCTCGCGCTCGACGCCCTCGTGGCGCTGCGCGAACGGTTCGGGGAGGACGCATGA
- a CDS encoding tripartite tricarboxylate transporter permease has translation MDNLSLLMDGFGVVFTPENMLFVFLGVTIGTVIGVLPGLGPTATIALLLPITYGISPEAAIMMLAGVYYGSMYGGTITSVLLRIPGEAASAITALDGYEMTKQGRGGPALGIAAIGSFIGGTVAILGLAFVAPLLATWAVRFGPPEYAALTILGLVLVTYLGTKSTVKSIIAALFGLLLASIGPDPIRGTSRFNFDMPELFSGIDLVAIAMGLFGIGEIMYNLEQKMKGAGTIGKIDRILPTKDDWNQSRGAIARGTLLGFPIGMLPGGGGVMSSLASYAAEKKLAKDPSRFGKGAIEGVAGPETANNASSISAFIPLLTLGLPSNAVLALILGALMMQDITPGPGLIEEQPELFWGVIASMFVGNLILLVLNLPFVGIFVQLLRVRIGIIGGVALLVTLVGVYTISYTEFDMWVMLGAGLVGYLMRKTGFEPAPLVLAFVLGSVLEVAFRQSMLLSNGDLSIFVSRPISGSIMAVVALVVAFSVVGAIRRRRGGKSGLVEMTKQLAED, from the coding sequence ATGGACAACCTGTCTCTGCTGATGGACGGATTCGGCGTGGTATTCACGCCGGAGAACATGCTGTTCGTGTTCCTCGGAGTGACGATCGGCACCGTCATCGGCGTGCTCCCGGGCCTCGGCCCGACCGCTACGATCGCGCTGCTCCTGCCGATCACCTATGGCATCTCGCCCGAGGCCGCGATCATGATGCTCGCCGGCGTCTACTACGGCTCGATGTACGGCGGCACCATCACGTCGGTCCTCCTGCGCATCCCGGGCGAGGCCGCGAGCGCCATCACGGCCCTCGACGGTTACGAGATGACCAAGCAGGGTCGCGGCGGGCCGGCGCTCGGCATCGCGGCGATCGGCTCGTTCATCGGAGGCACGGTGGCCATCCTCGGGCTGGCGTTCGTCGCTCCGCTCCTGGCCACCTGGGCCGTCCGCTTCGGTCCGCCGGAGTATGCGGCCCTGACGATCCTCGGGCTCGTGCTCGTGACCTACCTGGGCACCAAGTCGACCGTCAAGAGCATCATCGCGGCCCTGTTCGGTCTGCTGCTCGCCTCGATCGGTCCCGATCCGATCCGCGGCACCTCACGCTTCAACTTCGACATGCCGGAGCTCTTCTCGGGCATCGATCTCGTGGCCATCGCGATGGGTCTGTTCGGCATCGGCGAGATCATGTACAACCTCGAGCAGAAGATGAAGGGCGCCGGGACGATCGGCAAGATCGACCGGATCCTGCCGACCAAGGACGACTGGAACCAGTCGCGCGGCGCGATCGCCCGCGGCACGCTGCTCGGCTTCCCGATCGGCATGCTGCCCGGTGGTGGTGGCGTGATGTCCTCGCTCGCCTCGTACGCGGCCGAGAAGAAGCTGGCCAAGGACCCCAGTCGGTTCGGCAAGGGGGCCATCGAGGGCGTGGCCGGTCCGGAGACGGCGAACAACGCCTCCTCCATCTCCGCCTTCATCCCGCTGCTGACGTTGGGCCTGCCCTCGAACGCCGTGCTCGCGCTGATCCTGGGTGCGTTGATGATGCAGGACATCACTCCCGGGCCGGGACTCATCGAGGAGCAGCCCGAGCTGTTCTGGGGCGTCATCGCCTCGATGTTCGTCGGCAACCTGATCCTGTTGGTCCTCAACCTGCCGTTCGTCGGCATCTTCGTGCAGCTGCTGCGGGTACGGATCGGGATCATCGGCGGCGTCGCCCTGCTCGTGACCTTGGTCGGTGTGTACACGATCAGCTACACGGAGTTCGACATGTGGGTCATGCTCGGCGCTGGATTGGTCGGATACCTGATGCGCAAGACCGGGTTCGAACCCGCACCGCTCGTCCTGGCCTTCGTGCTGGGCAGCGTGCTCGAGGTGGCCTTCCGGCAGTCGATGCTGCTGTCGAACGGCGACCTCTCCATCTTCGTCTCACGCCCCATCTCCGGCTCGATCATGGCGGTCGTCGCCCTGGTCGTCGCTTTCTCGGTCGTCGGTGCGATCCGCCGGCGCCGAGGCGGCAAGAGTGGGCTCGTCGAGATGACCAAGCAGCTCGCAGAGGACTGA
- a CDS encoding acyl-CoA dehydrogenase family protein, with protein sequence MKIAFEPEQQALAAGFERAVGALAKPEALRALWDDETGRSPKLWEAVVGMGLPAILVPEDCGGFGGGLVDLALVLESVGRHAVPDALLEALVTGPVALARAGSPEQRERWLSGIADGSQRVTVALRGLASVPDAHVSDLLVYRQGDDLLVVDLEGCTVTRQTVMDPSRRQFAVEVPEGAAEVLPGSAGALDIVLAHEAAGSASVLIGLSQRMIDDTVAYAKVREQFGRVIGSFQAVKHQLADATARIQMASFQVHAAAAKVAGDADDARFAALAARQVALDAAFEANRAALQLHGGIGFTWEHDLQIWLKRGKALEQAHGNRGEIADEIGAAVLARL encoded by the coding sequence ATGAAGATCGCCTTCGAACCTGAGCAGCAGGCGCTCGCGGCCGGCTTCGAGCGCGCGGTCGGAGCCCTGGCCAAGCCCGAGGCCCTCCGGGCGCTGTGGGACGACGAGACCGGGCGCTCGCCCAAGCTGTGGGAGGCCGTCGTCGGCATGGGCCTGCCCGCGATCCTCGTCCCGGAGGACTGTGGGGGTTTCGGTGGCGGTCTCGTCGACCTCGCGCTCGTGCTGGAGAGCGTCGGGCGTCACGCGGTGCCCGACGCGCTCCTCGAGGCGCTGGTCACCGGCCCCGTGGCCCTGGCGCGGGCCGGCTCGCCCGAGCAGCGGGAGCGGTGGCTCTCCGGCATCGCCGACGGCTCGCAGCGGGTCACGGTCGCGCTCCGCGGCCTCGCCTCGGTGCCCGACGCCCACGTCAGCGACCTGCTGGTGTACCGCCAGGGTGACGACCTCCTGGTCGTCGACCTGGAGGGCTGCACCGTGACGCGACAGACCGTCATGGATCCGTCACGCCGGCAGTTCGCGGTGGAGGTCCCCGAGGGAGCCGCCGAGGTCCTTCCCGGCTCCGCCGGAGCGCTCGACATCGTCCTCGCCCATGAAGCGGCCGGATCAGCGTCGGTCCTGATCGGTCTGTCGCAGCGCATGATCGACGACACCGTGGCCTACGCCAAGGTGCGCGAGCAGTTCGGTCGAGTCATCGGATCCTTCCAGGCCGTCAAGCACCAGCTCGCCGATGCGACCGCCCGTATCCAGATGGCGTCGTTCCAGGTGCATGCCGCAGCAGCGAAGGTTGCCGGCGACGCCGATGATGCGCGATTCGCAGCCCTGGCCGCGCGCCAGGTCGCCCTCGACGCCGCGTTCGAGGCCAACCGTGCGGCGCTGCAGCTGCATGGCGGCATCGGATTCACGTGGGAGCACGACCTCCAGATCTGGCTCAAGCGGGGCAAGGCACTCGAGCAGGCCCACGGCAACCGTGGCGAGATCGCCGACGAGATCGGCGCGGCCGTCCTGGCCCGCCTCTGA
- a CDS encoding tripartite tricarboxylate transporter substrate binding protein, with amino-acid sequence MKKLGIGIVAGVMTLSLAACGGSGSSDSSDDAAADGYPEDDITMIVTYAAGGPTDIAGRAVAASFEKELGVSVVVENVEGASGAVGSAQLSQAQPDGLTVAMTTVSAVSRVPLIEEVGFTLDDVIPIGIVTEGAGVILVPEDSPYETIDDLVEAAKDNPGEVTIGAAGAQTPQAVEIERMKSEYDVPLQLVPFQGDAPSLTALLGGNVDAIVPSYNEAVRAQVEAGAIRPIAVLGPERADYLPEVPTLAESGFEDLIYGISSFILIAPAGTPDAIVAKLEEALEGAVKDEETYAALDGEILVPDEFTGSDELETRIQEEIDVIGDVLQELFG; translated from the coding sequence ATGAAGAAACTGGGCATCGGCATCGTCGCCGGAGTTATGACGCTCTCCCTGGCGGCGTGCGGGGGCTCCGGCTCCTCGGACTCCTCGGACGATGCGGCGGCCGACGGCTATCCCGAGGACGACATCACGATGATCGTCACCTACGCTGCGGGCGGACCGACCGACATCGCCGGTCGCGCCGTCGCCGCCTCCTTCGAGAAGGAGCTGGGGGTCTCGGTCGTCGTGGAGAACGTCGAGGGGGCTTCGGGCGCCGTCGGCTCGGCTCAGCTCTCGCAGGCGCAGCCCGACGGTCTGACGGTCGCGATGACGACGGTCTCGGCCGTCAGCCGGGTTCCGCTGATCGAGGAGGTCGGCTTCACCCTCGACGACGTCATCCCGATCGGCATCGTCACCGAGGGGGCCGGGGTGATCCTGGTTCCGGAGGACTCGCCGTACGAGACGATCGACGACCTGGTCGAGGCCGCCAAGGACAACCCAGGTGAAGTCACGATCGGTGCTGCCGGTGCGCAGACGCCGCAGGCCGTCGAGATCGAGCGCATGAAGTCGGAGTACGACGTCCCGCTGCAGCTCGTGCCATTCCAGGGCGACGCCCCGTCGCTCACGGCCCTGCTCGGCGGCAACGTCGATGCCATCGTTCCGTCCTACAACGAGGCGGTGCGTGCGCAGGTCGAGGCAGGCGCGATCCGTCCGATCGCGGTGCTCGGGCCCGAGAGGGCCGACTACCTGCCCGAAGTGCCGACCTTGGCCGAGAGCGGCTTTGAAGACCTGATCTACGGCATCTCGTCGTTCATCCTCATCGCCCCGGCGGGCACTCCCGACGCCATCGTTGCCAAGCTCGAGGAGGCGCTGGAAGGTGCGGTCAAGGACGAGGAGACGTACGCGGCCCTCGACGGCGAGATCCTCGTCCCGGATGAGTTCACCGGGTCCGACGAGCTCGAGACCCGCATCCAGGAAGAGATCGACGTGATCGGCGACGTCCTCCAGGAACTGTTCGGCTGA